In Nicotiana tabacum cultivar K326 chromosome 11, ASM71507v2, whole genome shotgun sequence, a single window of DNA contains:
- the LOC107802867 gene encoding ras-related protein RABD2a, protein MNPEYDYLFKLLLIGDSGVGKSCLLLRFADDSYLDSYISTIGVDFKIRTVEQDGKTMKLQIWDTAGQERFRTITSSYYRGAHGIIIVYDVTDQESFNNVKQWLSEIDRYASDNVNKLLVGNKCDLADNRAVSYDTAKAFADEIGIPFMETSAKNATNVEQAFMAMTADIKNRMASQPASNNAKPPTVQIRGQPVSQKSGCCSS, encoded by the exons ATGAATCCCGAATA TGATTACTTGTTTAAACTTTTATTAATAGGAGATTCTGGTGTTGGAAAATCATGTCTTCTCCTGAGATTTGCT GATGATTCTTATTTGGACAGTTACATCAGCACAATTGGTGTTGACTTC AAAATACGCACTGTGGAGCAAGATGGGAAGACAATGAAACTTCAAATT TGGGACACTGCTGGACAAGAACGCTTCAGGACGATTACCAGTAGTTACTACCGTGGGGCACATGGCATCATT ATAGTTTATGATGTAACTGACCAAGAAAGCTTTAACAATGTTAAGCAATGGTTGAGTGAGATTGATCGTTATGCAAGTGACAATGTAAACAAGCTTCTGGTTGGAAATAAGTGTGACCTGGCTGACAACCGTGCTGTGTCTTATGATACAGCAAAG GCATTTGCTGATGAAATTGGTATTCCATTCATGGAGACTAGTGCAAAGAATGCCACTAATGTTGAGCAGGCGTTCATGGCAATGACAGCTGACATAAAGAATAG GATGGCAAGCCAGCCAGCATCGAATAATGCAAAGCCTCCAACAGTCCAGATACGAGGTCAACCTGTTTCCCAGAAGAGTGGTTGCTGTTCTAGTTAG